In a genomic window of Natranaerobius trueperi:
- a CDS encoding FtsX-like permease family protein: MLRQFVSIMGDGTILLQIMAYITLILSGLSILVALSSSILDRKKESALLRVIGAKRRTVFLSVI; encoded by the coding sequence GTGTTACGACAGTTTGTATCTATCATGGGTGATGGTACTATATTACTACAGATAATGGCTTATATTACTTTAATTCTATCAGGGTTATCAATTTTAGTTGCCCTCTCTTCATCCATTTTAGATAGGAAAAAAGAAAGTGCTTTATTAAGGGTTATTGGTGCTAAAAGAAGGACGGTCTTTTTAAGTGTAATTTAG